The Rhodospirillaceae bacterium region GGTTTTTGCACTCAGAAACTTCGCTCGAACCACAATGCGGGCATTCCGCCCCGTCCGGCCAGCGCTTGTTCTCAAAGAACAACCGGGCGGACTCTTCGTCGGGGAACCGTTGGAAGAACTCGTAAAAGCTGATAGTTTCTGGTTTCGACATCTCACACTTCCTTGTTGGTGTGAGATTATACTAGCCAAATATATCGGGCTAGTCAAGCATATTATGGCTAGTTAAGTATATAGGTCCCCAATATTTGTTTGCTGTGGACGGTGAGGCGGTTACATTTTTCGCCGCTTCAATTCCTGGGCCTCGTTGGCGAAGCGGGTCAGCGATGCGGTCATGCCGGGCCACACCGGCATGGCTTCGGAATGGGGCCAGGCCTCGCGGTGATCGCGCGGTCGCTTGCCGAATTGCTGAGAAAATGATTTGGCGAAATGCGACAGGCTTGAATACCCGCAGGCAATGGAAATTTCCCTGATCGCCAAGTCTGTATTGGTCAGCAGTACGCGCGCAAACTGTAACCTGAGAACCCGGTAAAACCTGACCACCGAACAATCCATGTCACGCTTGAAGGCCCTTTCCAGCTTGCGTTGGGAAACACCAAGTTTGGCGGCGATCTGCGGGATGCTCAGGGGATCCTCGATCTGGCTTTCCATAATTGAAACGGCTTTCCTAACCAGGGGATAGCTGGCCATCGGGGTGCCGGCCGGGGCAATCCGCTGCGGCGTTTCGCTGCCACGTGATGGGAAATGCAGGATATGTTCGGCCACTTCCTGGGCCAGTTGCGGGCCAAAACGGTGATTGATATCGTCCAGCATCATGTCCAAACCGGCGGCACCCCCGGCAATGGTGGTGCGATTGCGATCAACGACGAAAAGTTTCTCTTCGGCCAGGGTTCGGGGATAGGCCTCCTGAAAGGCCTGAATGCAATACCAAAGGATGGCGGCGCGATAACCGGACAGTAACCTGGCGCGGGCAAGAATGTAGGTGCCGATATCCATCGCGCCCAAGTGAATGCCGAAACGATCCATACGCCGCAGCCAAGCGAACAGTTCGGGATCATCATAATGTTCAGACCCCCAGCTGCCGCAGACAAAGATCGCCCGCAATTTTTCATCGGCATTTTTATAATCGCTGGTCGCCAGGGGCATGCCGTTGCTGGCAATGGTGTTGGCGCCATCATCAGACAGGAACTGCCAGTCGTATAATTTACGCCCGGTGATGTAATTGGCGACACGCATGGGCTCCAGGGTGGCGGCCAGCGCCATCATGTTAAACCTGGGGATCAGCATGAAAGCGATCCGGTAGGGCGCTGCATCAATATCTTGAGTGACCATCACAATAGGCTATCCTAATGTCGAAAACCCATCAACAGTGGCGAAAAATTACCTGCTGCCGGAAAGACTTTCGTCGATGCTTTTACCAATCAGATAAAGGGGATTGCCATGAACAGAGACGTCATCATTTCATGTGCCGTGACCGGCGCCGGAGACACCCTTTCCAAACATCCCGGCGTGCCGGTGACACCCGAACAAATCTCCGATGCCGCCATTGAAGCGGCCAAGGCCGGTGCCGCGGTCGCCCACATTCACGTTCGCGACCCGGAAACCGGGCAAGGCTCCCGCGATGTCGAGCTTTTCCGGGACGCCGTTGAGCGGGTTCGGGCCAGCGACACCGACGTCATCATTAACCTGACCGCCGGCATGGGCGGCGACTGGTTTCCAGGCGACGTTGAACCCGGAAATGGTGGACCGGGAACCGATATGATCGGCCCCGAAGAACGCCTGGCCCATGTCGTTGAATTGCTGCCCGATATTTGCAGCCTTGATTGTGGGTCAATGAATTTTGGCGACAGCAACTATGTTTACCTGAGCCCGGCCGACTACCTGCGCAAAATGGCGAAAAAGGTTCAGGAGCTGGGCGTCAAGCCGGAACTGGAAGTTTTTGAGTTGGGCCATCTTCGCTTCGCCGCTCAGATGATTGCAGAAGGCCTGATTGACGCACCGCCGCTGTTCCAGATTTGCCTCGGCATGACCTGGGGCGCCGGTGCCGACACCGCGTCCATGAAATGCATGGCAGACGCCCTGCCTGACAACGTCAACTGGGGCGGCTTTGGTATCTCGCGCATGCAAATGCCCATGGTGGCACAGGCCGTTCTACTGGGCGGCAACGTGCGCGTCGGTCTGGAAGACAACATCTATCTGGATCGCGGCGTCCTCGCCAGCAACGGCCAACTTGTGCAACGGGCGAAGGAAATCATCGAACGCATGGGTGCCCGCGTGCTCGGCCCGGATGAGGCGCGGCAGAAACTGGGGCTGGCGGCCAAGTAGTGTAAATCGGTCAGAGTTACAAAAACCGAACCACTTTCTCGAGCGGCAGGCGGCCGCGTTTCTTTGGTGGTTTGTCGGCCCAGCCGAGGGTGATAAGCGCCTGGGGCATCCACTGTTCGGGCAGGTTCATATCCTTCGTGATGGCATCAGGACAAAACAGCGGCGCGCACATCCAGCAGCCGCCCAATCCTTCCCAATGGGCCGCCAGCAGAACATTGTAGGCCGCCATGGCGACGCTTTGAACGGCCATCAGGTGTTCCGCTTTATTGCGCTTGTCGTCGGGGTAATGATCCATGTCTTCCATGGTCAGGCAACACAGGATAACGACGGGTGCACTGACGATACGGTGGTTCGAGCGGGCGACATCTTCGTTGACAACCTTGACCTCGTCGCCATCGGCCAGCCGGTCGGAACGAAGCCTGTCACCCATGACCTTTGCCAGGGCCTGCTTCTTCGGCTCGTCAGTCATCACCGCGAACCGCCAGGGCTGGCGGTTGTGGGCCGATGGCGCGAAACGAACGGCCTGGAGGATACGTTCCAGTTGATGGGGCTCTATTTTGCGCGATTGAAAGCTGCGTATTGTCCGGCGTTGCTCGATAAACTCCAGCCATCCGCCTGGGTCGTCTGAAATCTGCATTTTGTTCATCTTGTTGGTCATTTATCCCTGCCTGAGCATTGTCGCATTAAAAGCCTGCGGACACAGAAGTATATTGACGGGTCGCGGGTGGGAAGGAGCCTGGTTTATAACAGAAAATCTTCGCATGATAAAATTGTTACGCAAGAATTGTTTTTTGGTACATTTACGCTTCCGGGTCCCGGCATTAGACTTTCTCCCAGAAGGTGGCGAAATAAACTTAAGTAGCCTTCGATAACACACAGAGTGATCGCCGCAGCGGGGATCGGATAAAACCCCCAAGGAACAAGGTACATGACAGGGCCTGACCAGATTTTTTTTCACTTGTTTGGTAGCGGGCCTATTTAACAGGAGGAACACATGAGGCGAAGTAAATTTCTAAAAATCAGTTCGATTGCGCTTTTAGGGGGGCTGGTTGCCTCTATGGCGACCGCCGCGGAAACCATCAAACTTGGTGACATGAACGCCTACACCCGCTTGGCGGCCATTGCCGGACCTTACAAAAAAGGCCTGGATCTGGGCATCAAGGAAATCAATGCCGCCGGCGGCGTCCTTGGCCAGCAGCTTGAAGTCATTTCACGCGACACCCAGGGCAAGCCAAGCGTTGCCGTGAAAATCGCTGAAGAAATGGCGTCCCGCGACAAGGTCGCGATGTTAATCGGCACGACGTTCTCCCATGTCGGCCTTGCCTTAGGCGCCTTCGCCGACAATCGTAAAATGGTTTATCTGGCTTCGGGCCCTCTGGCCGACGCCATTGTCTGGGGTAAGGGCAACCCATACACCTTCCGTCTGCGCTCCAGCGTTCACATGATGGCTTCCATGCTGGTTGATCAGGCCGTTAAAAAGAATGCCAAGCGCTGGGCCACCATCGCGCCGAATTTTGCTTTCGGCAAAGAAGCCGTTGCCGCTTTCAAGAAGGTCCTGAAAGAACGTCAGCCTGATGTCGAATTTGTCGCCGAACAATGGCCGGCCGCTTTCAAAATTGATGCCGGCGCTGAAGTTCAGGCCCTGGCACAATCAAAGCCCGATGCCATTTTCAATGCCACGTTTGGATCAGACCTTGCCAAGTTCGCCCACGAAGGACGCCTGCGCGGCTTGTTTAAGGACCGCCTGGTGGTCAGTGTGCTGACCGGCGAGCCGGAATACATCGACCCCTTGAAAGGCGATGCACCTGAAGGCTGGTTGGTGACCGGGTATCCCTGGTATGGCATCGATACGCCAATCCACAATGTTTTCAAAGCGGCCTACGAAAAGGAATACAACGATTATCCCCGGGTTAATTCTGTGATCGGATACGTCACCGCCTACACCGTTAAAGCGGCCTTGATGAAAGCCGGTTCAACGGATTCAGAAAAAATCCGCGCCGCCATGGAAGGCTTAAAAGTGGGCACCCCGTTCGGTGATATCAAATTCCGTGAAATTGACAACCAGGCGACACTTGGAATCTATACCGGCTGGACCAAGTTGAAAGACGGCGGCGGAATTATGGTCGATTACGAATTCCGTGATGGTGCCAATTACTCGCCATCAGACGAGGAAGTACGTAAGATGCGACCTGCAGACTAATTAGCACCCTCCCCGGGGCACTGCTAATGTAAAGCGTGCCCCGGTTTTTTTTGTCTTTTTTACGAGGACAGGTGAAGAATGGGTTTCTATGTCGTCCAGTTTCTCACTGGACTTTCCAGTGCCTCGGCGCTTTTCCTGGTTGCATCGGGCCTGTCGATCATCTTTGGCGTCACCCGGGTGGTCAACTTCGCCCATGGGTCCCTGTACATGCTGGGCGCTTTTATCGGCTATTCGCTGGTTGGGGTGCTGAGTGGCATGTTCGGCTATTGGATCAGTATTCTCCTGGCCGCCGTGATTGTCGGGCTGATCGCGGTGCTGATTGAAATTCTGATTTTGCGCAGGGTTTATCAGGCCCCCGAACTATTCCAGCTTGTCGCCACCTTTGGCCCCATTCTGATTATTCAAGACGTCGCTTTGAGCATCTGGGGCCCCGAAGACCTGTTCAGTGTCTCGGCCCCGGGCCTGGATGGCGCGATCATGATCATGGGCACAGCCATGCCGGAATATGACCTGGCCCTGATCGCCCTCAGTTTTCTGGTTTTGGGCGGATTGTGGCTTTTATTTAACCGCACCCGCTGGGGAACCCTGGTCAGGGCCGCGACCGAAGACCGCGACATGGTCAGCGCACTGGGGGTCAACCAGACATGGCTGTTCACGGCGACTTTTTTCTTAGGCTCGTTCCTGGCCGCTTTAGGGGGTGCCGCGCAACTGCCCAAGGGCGGCGCTTCGCTGATTATGGATTTTGAAATTCTGGCGCCGATATTTGTCGTTGTCGTCATCGGCGGCATGGGTTCGATTCTAGGCGCTTTTCTGGCCGCCTTGTTGATTTCCGAACTGAACGCCTTCGCCATTCTTGTCTGGCCGGAAAGCACCCTTGGCCTGATGTTCGTGGTTATGGCGATTGTCCTGATCGCCCGTCCCTGGGGCTTGTTCGGCAAACCCGAGGCGGCCGGCCAGCATGGCCAGGTCGGTCCACCCGACCAGCCCTACCGGCCGCTGTCGCGAAAGTCGTTGCTGGCGTTCGCCGGGGTGTTGGGGTTGTTGCTGTTGCTTCCTGTGCTGGTCAGCGAGTTTTCCCTGGTCCTGGTCATGGACATGGTGATCCTGTCCCTGTTTGCCGCCAGTATTCATTACTTGATGGGGCCGGGCGGGCTGGTGTCGTTTGGTCACGCCGCCTTTTTCGGTGGCGGCGCCTATTCCGTCGCCCTGCTGCACGAACATTTCGACACCCCCATGGAAATCGCCTTCATTATGGGGCCCATCGGTGCCGGTATTCTGGCCCTGGCCATCGGCTGGTTTTGCGTCCGACGATCAGGCGTCTATCTGGCCATGCTGACCCTGGCTTTTGCGCAAGTCGCCTGGTCGATCTCTTTTCAGTGGGGCGACGTCACAGGCGGCGACGACGGCATTATCGGCGTCTGGCCAAGTTCCTGGGCCAGCTCGAAGGTGGCTTACTATTACCTGACCCTTTTGTTTGGTATTGGCGGCATTATTGTTTTGCGCCGGACCCTGTTCACGCCCTTTGGTTACGCCATGCGGGCGTGCCGGGATTCAAGGCTGCGCAGCGCCTCCATCGGCATCAACATTACCCGCCAGCAATGGCTGTCGTTCGCTTTTTCCGGGGCTATGGCCGGGTTGGCCGGGGCCCTGTTTGTCTACCTGAAAGGTAGTATTTTCCCAGATGAAATGTCTCTGGCGAGATCTTTCGACGGCCTGATCATGGTCTTGTTGGGTGGCGTCAAGACGCTGACCGGCCCGATCGCCGGGGCCACCGCCTTCACCTGGCTGGACGACGTGATTTCCAGGCTGGATTACTGGCGGTTTATCCTGGGAAGCCTGATCATCCTGATCGTGCTGGCCTTCCCACAAGGAATTTCGGGCTATTTCAGGGAACGCTTCGGTTCCTGGTTCGGCCAGGGGGAGGCGGACCAATGACGGAGTTGGCGCTTGAAGTCAGGGGCCTGGAAAAAGCCTTCGGCGGCGTTATCGCCGTCAACGGTTTGAATTTCGATCTTCCCAAAGGGGAGCTGTTGGCCTTGATCGGGCCCAATGGCGCAGGCAAGAGCACCAGCTTCAACATCTTGAACGGCCAGTTGAAACCCAGCGCCGGTTCAGTCAAATTCTTAGGAACCGAACTGGTCGGCTTAAGCCCCCAGGAGATCTGGCGGCACGGGGTCGGGCGAACCTTCCAGATCACCGCCACTTACGCTTCGATGACGGTTTGTGAAAACGTCCAAATGGCGCTTCTCAGTTATCATCGGCGGTTGTTTTCCCTGCTTCCCATCGCCGCCAGGCTTTATCGGGAAGAGGCCCTGGCCCTGTTGGAGCGTGTCGGTATGGTCGATCAGGAAAACAGGCCGTGCAGCGTGCTCGCTTATGGTGATCTTAAACGGGTCGAACTGGCCGTGGCGCTGGCCAACCAGCCCAACCTGCTGTTGATGGATGAACCAACGGCGGGGATGGCGCCGAAAGAACGGATCGAACTGATGGCGCTGACCAACGAAATCGTCATTGAACGCGGAATTTCCGTGCTGTTCACCGAACACGATATGGATGTTGTTTTCACCCATGCTGACCGGATCATCGTCCTGGACCGGGGCACCCTTGTCGCTGAAGGAACGCCGGAAGAAGTCAGGAACAACGATCACGTCCGACAAATCTATCTGGGGTCGCAACATGCTTAAGGTCAGTGGACTTCATTCATATTACGGTCGCGCCCATATCCTGTCAGAGGTATCGCTGGAAATCGGACGCGGCGAAATTCTCGCCCTGCTAGGCCGCAACGG contains the following coding sequences:
- a CDS encoding ABC transporter permease is translated as MGFYVVQFLTGLSSASALFLVASGLSIIFGVTRVVNFAHGSLYMLGAFIGYSLVGVLSGMFGYWISILLAAVIVGLIAVLIEILILRRVYQAPELFQLVATFGPILIIQDVALSIWGPEDLFSVSAPGLDGAIMIMGTAMPEYDLALIALSFLVLGGLWLLFNRTRWGTLVRAATEDRDMVSALGVNQTWLFTATFFLGSFLAALGGAAQLPKGGASLIMDFEILAPIFVVVVIGGMGSILGAFLAALLISELNAFAILVWPESTLGLMFVVMAIVLIARPWGLFGKPEAAGQHGQVGPPDQPYRPLSRKSLLAFAGVLGLLLLLPVLVSEFSLVLVMDMVILSLFAASIHYLMGPGGLVSFGHAAFFGGGAYSVALLHEHFDTPMEIAFIMGPIGAGILALAIGWFCVRRSGVYLAMLTLAFAQVAWSISFQWGDVTGGDDGIIGVWPSSWASSKVAYYYLTLLFGIGGIIVLRRTLFTPFGYAMRACRDSRLRSASIGINITRQQWLSFAFSGAMAGLAGALFVYLKGSIFPDEMSLARSFDGLIMVLLGGVKTLTGPIAGATAFTWLDDVISRLDYWRFILGSLIILIVLAFPQGISGYFRERFGSWFGQGEADQ
- a CDS encoding GlxA family transcriptional regulator translates to MMVTQDIDAAPYRIAFMLIPRFNMMALAATLEPMRVANYITGRKLYDWQFLSDDGANTIASNGMPLATSDYKNADEKLRAIFVCGSWGSEHYDDPELFAWLRRMDRFGIHLGAMDIGTYILARARLLSGYRAAILWYCIQAFQEAYPRTLAEEKLFVVDRNRTTIAGGAAGLDMMLDDINHRFGPQLAQEVAEHILHFPSRGSETPQRIAPAGTPMASYPLVRKAVSIMESQIEDPLSIPQIAAKLGVSQRKLERAFKRDMDCSVVRFYRVLRLQFARVLLTNTDLAIREISIACGYSSLSHFAKSFSQQFGKRPRDHREAWPHSEAMPVWPGMTASLTRFANEAQELKRRKM
- a CDS encoding nitroreductase family protein, with protein sequence MTNKMNKMQISDDPGGWLEFIEQRRTIRSFQSRKIEPHQLERILQAVRFAPSAHNRQPWRFAVMTDEPKKQALAKVMGDRLRSDRLADGDEVKVVNEDVARSNHRIVSAPVVILCCLTMEDMDHYPDDKRNKAEHLMAVQSVAMAAYNVLLAAHWEGLGGCWMCAPLFCPDAITKDMNLPEQWMPQALITLGWADKPPKKRGRLPLEKVVRFL
- a CDS encoding ABC transporter ATP-binding protein → MTELALEVRGLEKAFGGVIAVNGLNFDLPKGELLALIGPNGAGKSTSFNILNGQLKPSAGSVKFLGTELVGLSPQEIWRHGVGRTFQITATYASMTVCENVQMALLSYHRRLFSLLPIAARLYREEALALLERVGMVDQENRPCSVLAYGDLKRVELAVALANQPNLLLMDEPTAGMAPKERIELMALTNEIVIERGISVLFTEHDMDVVFTHADRIIVLDRGTLVAEGTPEEVRNNDHVRQIYLGSQHA
- a CDS encoding ABC transporter substrate-binding protein: MRRSKFLKISSIALLGGLVASMATAAETIKLGDMNAYTRLAAIAGPYKKGLDLGIKEINAAGGVLGQQLEVISRDTQGKPSVAVKIAEEMASRDKVAMLIGTTFSHVGLALGAFADNRKMVYLASGPLADAIVWGKGNPYTFRLRSSVHMMASMLVDQAVKKNAKRWATIAPNFAFGKEAVAAFKKVLKERQPDVEFVAEQWPAAFKIDAGAEVQALAQSKPDAIFNATFGSDLAKFAHEGRLRGLFKDRLVVSVLTGEPEYIDPLKGDAPEGWLVTGYPWYGIDTPIHNVFKAAYEKEYNDYPRVNSVIGYVTAYTVKAALMKAGSTDSEKIRAAMEGLKVGTPFGDIKFREIDNQATLGIYTGWTKLKDGGGIMVDYEFRDGANYSPSDEEVRKMRPAD
- a CDS encoding 3-keto-5-aminohexanoate cleavage protein, which translates into the protein MNRDVIISCAVTGAGDTLSKHPGVPVTPEQISDAAIEAAKAGAAVAHIHVRDPETGQGSRDVELFRDAVERVRASDTDVIINLTAGMGGDWFPGDVEPGNGGPGTDMIGPEERLAHVVELLPDICSLDCGSMNFGDSNYVYLSPADYLRKMAKKVQELGVKPELEVFELGHLRFAAQMIAEGLIDAPPLFQICLGMTWGAGADTASMKCMADALPDNVNWGGFGISRMQMPMVAQAVLLGGNVRVGLEDNIYLDRGVLASNGQLVQRAKEIIERMGARVLGPDEARQKLGLAAK